In Leishmania braziliensis MHOM/BR/75/M2904 complete genome, chromosome 23, one genomic interval encodes:
- a CDS encoding RNase III domain gene → MKRHDCGGSTVEDVFIGCISEAALRVVSPQIIMQAVKLWLTQQSVLKSINPEGFFAQPDTFGWSAAPEFLRYWGPLVAQKFNKFAASEYAFLHPPSHVGTGCLTSKTATLLSLDHLQNTFHQQLQDLASTGAMLPWQWTYKEAALEIFLALIFVLIYHSQPAIAVRAVEPVFLSILTHKDENFMAMPQLLSYFLPHTSFQGIPFEERVAILADQLILRGFQFSVELTYANTVAAAAGRVEMCSTELVPMSVREVVQRVRDISSASNTASVRIRSFIKRIDGETSEVEGLTLSKYISLVLQECRGFYLRCRQASKCRVQWGEALQELQPVDVCLVMRRLKKMLRFGSPYYEHFVRKGVWAHILCSDGWVPLQLIEEELAADTTTPVAKLPSKEKLKIVESLLCQHDNFQRFEVGYCLLRRSPFNGQRCARSLYAHEIRSPLLYRQIICQRERLVQPDDATAVSNLPLFGWVALPQHPSKVLGVHPSLFPLFDNIPFFVAMPAEAIGMFRDYEERTPKAKKYDEKLRKPHLWFAEVYLRAIARDGQVMTGEADGGPASSPLSSSVMGTRSTSLSSIISATSWAVEEGSHDCDTAQSATCTEVYTRVGGTSNPATQRWYVFPQYYVKWLTKATAKSSPSHCKATDTTATATDELSSQPATGQCDDLTVYRQVVGRYPGVLGLPKLFFTGRIAELRESTSTEIRCHAASHDGEGTAKVGAARRTVTGACGAEKAGAKSLEHNDAAPECSDAVDEGRDKNWNREKLQARQGPHRRRGTPQEFCATVEDIDCSNGVALATADSAMCGEEKEMKRQTVLWKYTIATYHASSSLLPSVVVRMCCRDTAATDATAMIGLSSMEVASAYYCRCFPPSRIQSIFTDYVAEIMAEVIVGTEDDKKDAQHNGTTAAAHQQKNGRLNNKVSTLPPRNKELELLPSASYTAAVSEGEFAEKVFNVASLLNTLNAFIASNELSCVVSVRVRTAAGLSLNQCRQGINKLKAFARGMGLQYVLLAKCSSRGTAASDCGRNAGGSDHEEVLDVEQYEFRKRVTWSVRELEHILHELHLQSIDIPAATLAKALTRECEDKSFNYELLEFIGDAVMDFLVVSDACLLSNAARQRGISSDTPSAPTPLSPRTAAPQGKWEPTAWPLPLPQYCWLDAGVPLSSVMENTVNATVCRNIVIAGLLPPTASRHFNDKHYPHLTFKVRADVFEAILGAAYRSGLGLDRIRVLLRRLFSFLPAAARMARAAHSESANALSQALLSCPYLLEDDALRVEQLFSYRITQLFEQAPRLLEGAVSSDNARARGTRFSTHLASSTLPRIQGKGFASMFTTGSPMYSYRRLHFLDTARLHNRILHLFSERSIGYVNEIITNITHLVLDLDKVSPHSWGLLSIIWDWYQQYYRCPAAAFALDSSGVSVVNGKWKDSCHVHFPQVTVSIDTWASLVEHIRAAVVIHLAEKEARLRNFLVAHTADYRIWLHRKALVQAVHAAGGQPRPHMWDYCDAASLLVLSCTSRAVRLSIFEHVAYVSRTLPGLASFAEVSSCADVFYGDWKENEDMVVLERHRGAPWHRLIVPLQWAKLYFAASSSSETAPVVYKPEDFWKEAIDEGLIKSKKLRLYLNDKCDIKYGTEKRPLVLDTLLVVSSHKEHLKQQRRAQREASSPPADLMKGKGKKKEAGGVVTVPETHTRPAGAVADWLRRWPNEGAVQYHPQRHNQPLMQTTKASCTRRSRLDDTRKEVQRRIRCVQHERAVESGAVPRCASPPSPPQRWIQPIKWDYEGPYDDPAEGWIVECAHSSTLTLSSLRTCEYRGTDQKMYTSWVDCAPVMDPVHGEQAAPPAPLFAKEGTNDILASFEDVYEHRVDLPDRLKCTSWSTWINACVLRAPHTPFKAGSKVNAWSPAWWDFDPQHSVTTLYVATEPILRLTGTDSLAAALAPPSTVCGGGGMERFAQLFIPQISYANVPPVKLSTAAYGPNVFPLFPDMSVKRIEAPAKRSANKAVTFPGVAEMGSTSSAPPSVPAAVACGTWSRDFFSPVPKIVALPATLQVPAAAAATLASADPTASPALGWVRRAIQYVFSATAARLEFGRLPLVVCESNSVYDRVQAEMCTSGAARPRPSLPFVLSLQDMKGVRFFVKTMCSDGNRGLQALRHIFVVVDSDINSAAVTPASVALMGRLQTLWKILRLSVVTHTNECPLFYVSSDAIREQWHRALNPLSQVL, encoded by the coding sequence ATGAAGAGACACGATTGTGGTGGAAGTACCGTTGAGGATGTGTTTATCGGGTGCATCTCCGAGGCAGCACTGCGTGTGGTCTCGCCGCAGATTATCATGCAGGCTGTCAAGTTGTGGCTCACTCAGCAGTCAGTCCTCAAGTCTATAAACCCGGAGGGCTTCTTTGCGCAGCCGGACACATTCGGCTGGTCTGCCGCGCCGGAGTTTCTGCGCTACTGGGGCCCCCTTGTGGCTCAGAAGTTCAACAAGTTTGCTGCGAGTGAATACGCCTTCCTTCACCCGCCCTCCCATGTGGGCACAGGCTGCCTAACAAGCAAGACCGCCACCTTGCTCAGCCTCGATCATCTGCAGAACACCTTTCATCAACAACTGCAGGACCTCGCCTCAACGGGCGCGATGCTGCCGTGGCAATGGACCTACAAAGAGGCCGCACTCGAGATCTTCCTGGCCCTCATCTTTGTGCTAATCTATCACAGTCAACCAGCGATCGCCGTCCGCGCCGTAGAGCCGGTGTTCTTGTCTATCCTGACACACAAAGATGAGAACTTCATGGCGATGCCACAGTTGCTCTCCTACTTTCTTCCGCACACGTCCTTCCAGGGCATCCCCTTTGAGGAGCGTGTTGCCATACTGGCGGATCAGCTCATCCTTCGAGGCTTTCAGTTCTCTGTGGAACTCACCTACGCAAACacggtggcggctgccgctggcaGGGTGGAGATGTGCAGCACCGAGCTCGTCCCGATGAGCGTGCGCGAGGTCGTGCAGCGGGTGCGCGATATCTCGTCTGCCTCCAACACGGCGTCGGTACGCATCCGAAGTTTTATCAAGCGCATCGACGGCGAGACAAGCGAGGTGGAGGGCCTGACGCTCAGCAAGTACATCAGCCTCGTCCTGCAAGAGTGCCGCGGCTTCTATCTGCGGTGCAGGCAAGCGTCCAAGTGTCGTGTTCAGTGGGGCGAAGCGCTGCAGGAACTCCAGCCAGTGGATGTGTGCTTAGTGATGCGGCGGTTGAAGAAGATGCTGCGCTTCGGTTCGCCCTACTACGAACACTTTGTTCGAAAGGGTGTCTGGGCACACATCCTGTGCAGCGACGGAtgggtgccgctgcagctcattGAGGAAGAGCTGGCAGCGGACACGACCACCCCCGTGGCGAAGCTGCCGTCgaaggagaagctgaagaTTGTGGAGTCGCTACTGTGCCAGCACGATAACTTCCAGCGATTCGAGGTGGGCTACTGCCTTCTTCGGCGTAGTCCATTCAACGGACAACGATGCGCCCGCAGCTTGTACGCGCACGAGATTCGAAGCCCCCTGCTTTATCGCCAAATCATTTGCCAGCGGGAGCGTCTCGTGCAGCCCGACGACGCCACGGCGGTGAGCAACCTCCCGCTCTTCGGTTGGGTGGCTCTCCCGCAGCACCCCAGCAAGGTGCTCGGCGTACATCCGagtctcttccccctcttcgaCAACATTCCTTTCTTTGTTGCAATGCCCGCGGAGGCCATTGGCATGTTCCGTGACTACGAAGAGCGCACCCCAAAGGCTAAGAAGTACGATgagaagctgcgcaagcCGCATCTGTGGTTTGCTGAGGTGTACCTGCGCGCCATTGCACGGGACGGCCAGGTAATGACAGGCGAGGCAGACGGTGGGCCGGCTTCATCACCCTTGTCCTCCTCTGTTATGGGCACGCGTTCCACTAGCCTCTCCAGCATAatcagcgccacctcgtggGCAGTGGAAGAAGGGTCCCACGACTGCGACACCGCCCAATCGGCCACGTGCACAGAGGTCTACACGAGGGTGGGAGGTACGTCGAATCCCGCGACGCAGCGGTGGTATGTATTTCCGCAGTACTACGTGAAGTGGCTCACCAAGGCAACGGCAAAGTCTTCTCCCAGCCATTGTAAGGCAACAGACACGACAGCGACTGCTACGGATGAATTGTCGAGCCAGCCAGCTACGGGCCAGTGCGACGACTTGACGGTCTACCGTCAAGTTGTTGGCCGCTACCCAGGTGTCCTCGGCTTGCCGAAGCTCTTCTTCACGGGTCGAATTGCCGAACTGCGGGAGTCGACATCCACCGAGATACGCTGCCACGCTGCCTCGCACGACGGCGAAGGCACAGCCAAAGTTGGTGCTGCACGCCGCACAGTTACCGGCGCATGTGGGGCGGAGAAGGCAGGCGCGAAAAGCCTCGAGCACAATGATGCAGCCCCAGAGTGCAGCGATGCGGTAGACGAGGGGCGTGACAAGAACTGGAATAGAGAGAAACTCCAAGCCCGGCAGGgcccccaccgccgccgcggaaCGCCTCAGGAGTTCTGCGCCACTGTGGAGGATATTGATTGCTCCAATGGGGTCGCCCTCGCCACGGCTGACAGTGCCATGtgtggagaggagaaagagatgaaGCGCCAGACTGTTCTGTGGAAGTACACCATCGCAACGTACCACGCCTcctcatcgctgctgccaagTGTGGTTGTGCGCATGTGTTGTAGGGATACCGCTGCCACAGACGCCACGGCCATGATCGGTCTCTCTTCGATGGAGGTCGCCTCGGCGTACTACTGCAGGTGCTTTCCGCCATCGCGCATTCAGTCTATCTTTACCGACTACGTTGCCGAGATCATGGCGGAGGTCATTGTGGGCACAGAGGATGACAAGAAGGACGCACAGCACAACGGTacaaccgcagcagcacatcagcaAAAGAATGGGAGGCTGAATAATAAAGTGTCTACCTTGCCCCCTCGCAACAAGGAGCTTGAGTTGCTACCTTCTGCGTCATATACCGCGGCGGTCAGTGAAGGCGAGTTTGCTGAGAAAGTCTTCAACGTCGCATCTCTTCTGAACACACTGAACGCCTTCATCGCCAGCAACGAACTTTCCTGTGTGGTGAGCGTGCGGGTTCGTACAGCGGCAGGTCTTTCATTGAATCAGTGCCGACAGGGCATCAACAAACTGAAGGCATTTGCTCGTGGGATGGGGCTGCAGTACGTGCTGCTTGCGAAGTGCTCCTCGCGGGGAACCGCCGCCTCTGACTGTGGCAGGAAtgccggtggcagcgacCACGAAGAGGTGCTGGACGTAGAGCAGTACGAATTTCGGAAGCGTGTCACGTGGAGCGTTCGTGAACTGGAGCACATCCTGCACGAGTTGCACCTGCAGTCCATCGACATCCCGGCTGCCACTCTCGCCAAGGCCCTCACGCGCGAATGCGAGGACAAAAGCTTCAATTACGAGCTGCTCGAGTTCATCGGAGACGCCGTCATGGACTTTTTGGTGGTGTCAGATGCCTGCCTGTTGTCGAAcgcggcgcgccagcgcGGCATATCTTCCGATACGCCGTCCGCGCCAACGCCCTTGTCGCCTcggacagcagcaccgcagggcAAGTGGGAGCCGACAGCCTGGcctttgccgctgccgcagtaCTGTTGGCTTGACGCGGGCGTGCCCCTGTCATCGGTCATGGAAAACACTGTCAACGCGACGGTGTGCCGCAACATTGTCATTGCAGGGCTGCTGCCTCCCACTGCCTCACGGCACTTCAACGACAAGCACTACCCGCACCTGACATTCAAGGTGCGGGCGGATGTCTTTGAGGCCATCTTGGGCGCCGCCTACCGCAGCGGCCTCGGCCTCGACCGCATTCGGGTGCTGTTGCGGCGGCTATTTTCGTTTCTTCCAGCCGCCGCCAGGATGGCACGGGCAGCCCACTCAGAGAGCGCCAATGCGCTTTCTCAGGCACTGCTCAGCTGCCCTTACTTGCTCGAGGACGACGCGCTGAGGGTGGAGCAGCTCTTTAGCTACCGCATCACACAGCTCTTCGAGCaggcgccgcggctgctggagggggcggtcagcagcgacaacgcCCGCGCTAGAGGAACACGCTTCAGCACTCATCTTGCCTCCTCAACCCTGCCTCGCATTCAAGGAAAGGGGTTTGCGTCGATGTTTACGACCGGATCGCCCATGTACTCGTATCGCCGGCTGCACTTCCTCGATACGGCCCGCCTGCACAACCGCATTCTTCACCTTTTCAGTGAGCGTAGCATTGGCTACGTGAACGAGATCATTACGAACATAACCCACCTCGTACTTGACCTAGATAAGGTGAGCCCGCACTCGTGGGGCCTGCTCAGCATCATCTGGGACTGGTACCAGCAGTACTACCGCTGCCCGGCCGCTGCCTTTGCGCTTGATTCTAGCGGTGTGTCCGTAGTAAACGGCAAGTGGAAGGACTCTTGCCACGTGCACTTCCCTCAAGTGACGGTGAGCATCGACACGTGGGCCTCGCTGGTCGAGCATATACGTGCAGCAGTCGTCATTCATctggcagagaaggaggcgcggcTGCGCAACTTTCTCGTGGCACACACTGCGGACTACCGCATCTGGCTGCACCGCAAGGCACTCGTGCAGGCCGTCCACGCCGCAGGGGGCCAGCCGCGACCGCACATGTGGGACTATTGCGATgccgcatcgctgctggtgctcaGCTGCACCTCTCGTGCTGTGCGGCTGTCCATCTTCGAGCATGTTGCGTATGTGTCACGGACGTTGCCCGGGCTGGCATCCTTTGCCGAAGTGTCCAGCTGCGCGGATGTCTTTTATGGGGACTGGAAGGAAAATGAGGACATGGTCGTCCTCGAGCGCCACCGCGGTGCGCCGTGGCATCGCCTCATCGTACCACTGCAATGGGCAAAGTTGTACTTcgcggcgagcagcagcagcgagaccGCACCGGTGGTCTACAAGCCGGAGGATTTCTGGAAGGAGGCCATTGATGAGGGCCTCATCAAGAGCAAGAAGCTGCGGTTGTACCTGAACGACAAGTGTGACATCAAGTACGGTACCGAGAAGCGACCCCTCGTCCTCGACACCCTTCTCGTTGTCTCATCTCACAAGGAACAtctgaagcagcagcgccgagccCAGCGCGAGGCCAGCAGTCCTCCTGCTGATCTAAtgaaggggaagggaaagaagaaggaagCTGGGGGAGTCGTGACCGTCCCGGAGACCCACACACGACCCGCGGGTGCGGTGGCGGACTGGCTTCGTCGATGGCCCAACGAGGGAGCGGTGCAGTACCACCCACAGCGCCACAACCAACCCTTGATGCAAACTACCAAGGCGTCTTGTACGCGCCGCAGTCGCCTTGACGACACTCGCAAAGAGGTACAGCGCCGCATTCGATGCGTACAACATGAGCGGGCTGTCGAGAGTGGCGCAGTACCACGCTGTGCTTCcccgccatcaccgccacaACGCTGGATCCAGCCGATCAAGTGGGACTATGAAGGCCCGTACGACGACCCCGCCGAGGGCTGGATAGTAGAGTGCGCGCACAGCTCCACATTGACACTCTCTTCGCTGCGCACCTGCGAGTATCGTGGCACAGACCAGAAAATGTACACCTCGTGGGTCGACTGCGCGCCGGTAATGGACCCAGTCCACGGAGAGCAGGCAGCGCCCCCCGCACCGCTCTTCGCGAAGGAAGGGACTAACGACATCTTAGCGTCATTCGAGGATGTCTACGAGCATCGTGTGGACCTTCCAGACCGATTAAAGTGCACGTCATGGTCGACATGGATTAACGCATGCGTGCTGCGtgcgccacacacacccttcAAGGCTGGTTCCAAGGTAAACGCGTGGTCACCGGCGTGGTGGGACTTTGACCCGCAGCACAGCGTTACAACGTTGTACGTGGCGACTGAGCCGATCCTGCGCCTCACAGGTACCGACTCGTTGGCCGCCGCACTCGCACCGCCGTCAACCGtttgcggcggcggcgggatGGAGCGTTTCGCTCAGCTCTTCATACCACAGATCTCTTACGCTAACGTGCCACCGGTCAAGCTGAGCACCGCCGCCTACGGCCCCAACGTATTTCCCTTGTTCCCAGATATGTCAGTGAAAAGGATCGAAGCGCCAGCAAAGAGGTCGGCGAACAAGGCGGTTACGTTCCCCGGCGTGGCTGAGATGGGCTCCACTTCTTCGGCACCACCCAGCGTACCAGCGGCGGTAGCGTGCGGCACGTGGTCCAGAGACTTCTTCTCACCCGTACCTAAGATTGTGGCCCTCCCCGCAACCTTGCAGGtacccgctgctgccgctgctaccCTCGCATCCGCTGACCCAACAGCATCCCCCGCGTTGGGGTGGGTGAGGCGCGCCATTCAGTACGTCTTCtcagccactgctgcccgcTTAGAGTTCGGTCGCCTTCCCCTTGTCGTGTGTGAGTCGAACAGCGTGTATGATCGGGTGCAGGCGGAGATGtgcaccagcggcgccgcccgACCACGTCCTTCGCTGCCGTTTGTTCTCTCGCTGCAAGACATGAAAGGAGTCAGGTTCTTTGTGAAGACAATGTGCTCCGATGGAAATAGGGGACTACAGGCTCTGCGTCACATCTTTGTAGTCGTCGACTCTGACATCAACAGCGCAGCCGTGACCCCAGCGTCGGTAGCGCTCATGGGACGCCTTCAAACCCTGTGGAAGATCTTACGACTGTCTGTTGTAACCCACACCAACGAATGCCCGCTGTTTTACGTGAGCAGCGATGCCATACGTGAGCAGTGGCACCGTGCGCTGAACCCGTTAAGCCAAGTTTTGTAA
- a CDS encoding putative NADP-dependent alcohol dehydrogenase has translation MPSQACGWAALAMKAKLEPFTFDRRDVGCGDVAIKIAFCGVCHSDLHQVRDEWGGSTYPMVPGHEIVGHVTKVGSAVTKHKVGDRVGVGCMVDSCMKCRQCERGLEQYCMNGASFTYNGTEQDKKTPTYGGYSDHIVVREHFVVRIPMNLDLCAAAPLLCAGVTTFSPLRYWGVKKGTRVGVVGLGGLGHMAVKLAKAMGAEVTVFTRSPNKTCEAKALGAHHVVNTTNEQEMKSVEGSLDVIVDTVGMSHDLCPYMKTLDIDGKLALVGMPEHKHPPVDPRHMIVTRQCVGGSVIAGIPETQELLDFCSEHNITATVEKISIKYINEAYERMLMSDVHYRFVIDMASLKE, from the coding sequence ATGCCATCTCAAGCGTGCGGATGGGCTGCCCTCGCCATGAAGGCGAAGCTGGAGCCTTTCACCTTTGACCGCCGTGACGTCGGTTGTGGCGACGTGGCGATCAAGATCGCGTTCTGCGGTGTGTGCCACAGCGACCTGCACCAGGTCCGCGATGAGTGGGGCGGCTCCACGTACCCGATGGTGCCCGGCCACGAGATTGTGGGCCACGTGACGAAGGTGGGCTCGGCTGTAACCAAACACAAAGTGGGGGACAGGGTGGGCGTGGGCTGCATGGTCGACTCGTGCATGAAGTGCCGCCAGTGCGAGCGCGGCCTGGAACAGTATTGCATGAATGGCGCGTCGTTTACCTACAACGGCACAGAGCAGGACAAGAAGACGCCCACATATGGAGGCTACTCCGACCACATAGTGGTTCGCGAGCACTTTGTTGTGAGAATCCCGATGAACCTCGACctgtgcgctgcggcaccgcttCTCTGCGCTGGCGTCACGACGTTCTCTCCGCTGCGGTACTGGGGTGTGAAGAAGGGCACCCGCGTGGGCGTGGTTGGTCTTGGCGGCCTGGGCCACATGGCCGTGAAGCTGGCGAAAGCGATGGGTGCGGAAGTGACGGTGTTCACGCGCTCTCCTAACAAAACTTGTGAAGCTAAAGCCCTCGGTGCACACCACGTCGTCAACACGACTAATGAGCAGGAGATGAAATCGGTTGAGGGGTCGCTGGACGTGATTGTGGATACGGTGGGCATGAGCCACGACCTCTGTCCCTACATGAAGACGCTGGACATCGACGGCAAGCTTGCACTGGTCGGCATGCCGGAGCACAAGCACCCGCCGGTGGACCCCCGCCACATGATCGTCACGCGCCAGTGCGTTGGCGGATCGGTCATTGCCGGCATCCCTGAGACGCAAGAACTGCTTGACTTCTGCAGTGAGCACAACATCACCGCGACGGTGGAGAAGATCAGTATTAAATACATCAACGAGGCGTACGAGCGCATGCTGATGAGCGACGTGCACTACCGCTTTGTAATTGACATGGCGTCACTGAAGGAGTAG
- a CDS encoding putative cytochrome c oxidase subunit 10 encodes MMRRFTSRISAFTAMPAVEQIRQFHFPLTSPPIDIEYLDSDPLEFAVRTEARNWGFDDLQYMRELAFVRINNNPSIGDFRTMTPEERRDLFWGSDRQDFFRHITYKLTGNPEHLYHRGW; translated from the coding sequence ATGATGCGTCGCTTCACGTCCCGCATTTCGGCCTTCACAGCGATGCCGGCGGTTGAGCAAATCCGTCAATTTCACTTCCCTCTCACGTCCCCGCCGATTGATATTGAGTACCTCGATAGCGACCCGCTCGAGTTTGCCGTGCGCACTGAGGCGCGCAACTGGGGCTTTGATGACCTGCAGTACATGCGTGAGCTCGCGTTTGTGCGCATCAATAACAACCCGTCGATCGGCGACTTCCGCACTATGACGCCGGAGGAGCGCCGCGATCTCTTCTGGGGTAGCGACCGTCAGGACTTTTTTCGCCACATCACCTATAAGCTTACCGGCAACCCCGAGCACCTGTATCACCGCGGCTGGTGA